In the Acomys russatus chromosome 11, mAcoRus1.1, whole genome shotgun sequence genome, one interval contains:
- the Tmem217 gene encoding transmembrane protein 217, which yields MKRQTWCGLTAKMGAVLAGVFSIMATHMHLIFERRHLGNGNCTDGLQTQKINVLSRFLICWSFRVILFMSLTTMMVSCLLLYSVYAKIYGGLMSYAAWILTYEFTNLTVQILTDEFSIALVRAMRWFGWVSRASLHCFWLYFVITHAQTIYQSKKQGNIISYHRRTSLGIVDAPRRKSRIVNFTHHYND from the coding sequence ATGAAGCGTCAGACCTGGTGTGGACTGACAGCCAAGATGGGCGCAGTGCTGGCCGGGGTCTTCTCCATCATGGCCACCCACATGCACCTCATCTTTGAAAGGAGACACCTTGGGAACGGCAACTGCACAGACGGCCTCCAGACTCAGAAGATCAACGTGCTGAGCCGCTTCCTCATCTGCTGGAGCTTCAGGGTCATCCTCTTCATGTCGCTCACCACCATGATGGTCAGCTGCCTCCTCCTGTACTCCGTCTACGCCAAGATCTACGGGGGTCTCATGAGCTACGCCGCGTGGATCCTGACCTATGAGTTCACCAACCTGACCGTCCAGATCCTCACGGACGAGTTCAGCATCGCCCTCGTCAGAGCCATGCGCTGGTTCGGCTGGGTGTCCCGGGCTTCCCTCCACTGCTTCTGGCTCTACTTCGTCATCACCCACGCCCAAACCATCTACCAGAGTAAAAAACAAGGCAACATAATCTCTTACCACAGGCGTACCTCTTTGGGAATCGTAGATGCTCCACGGCGGAAATCAAGGATTGTAAACTTTACCCACCACTACAATGATTAA
- the Tmem217b gene encoding putative transmembrane protein 217B, with amino-acid sequence MNSRTITTMAGIFSILNTIQFIIFELNQMTHIGFEDKYSLYVDTAYEVSSWVVVYRHNISTGLSVTTITVSCFLLFCLDRNMFIGLLIYTVWIVAYELLSFTMVLLIHGTIKEQFKELSQLYLLLQISRMLLHFASLPFVVRQGFMFYKDPKTVSIAGRRKRSSISTVDSWPPVGLGSLYRKSS; translated from the coding sequence ATGAACTCCAGGACGATAACCACCATGGCGGGCATCTTCTCTATCCTCAATACCATCCAGTTCATCATCTTTGAGCTGAACCAGATGACACACATTGGCTTCGAAGACAAATACAGCCTCTACGTGGACACCGCTTACGAGGTCTCGTCGTGGGTGGTGGTCTACAGGCATAATATCAGCACAGGGCTGTCTGTTACCACCATCACCGTgagctgcttcctgctcttctgccTCGACAGGAACATGTTCATCGGACTGCTGATCTACACCGTGTGGATCGTCGCGTACGAGCTCCTCAGCTTCACGATGGTCCTGCTCATCCACGGTACCATCAAGGAGCAGTTCAAAGAGCTGAGCCAGCTGTACCTGCTCTTGCAGATCTCGCGCATGCTCCTGCACTTCGCCTCCCTGCCCTTCGTTGTCAGGCAAGGCTTCATGTTCTACAAGGACCCCAAGACCGTGAGCATAGCCGGCCGCCGCAAGCGCTCCTCCATCAGCACCGTGGACTCGTGGCCGCCTGTCGGGCTGGGGTCTCTGTACCGCAAATCAAGCTGA